A window of Thermodesulfovibrio thiophilus DSM 17215 contains these coding sequences:
- a CDS encoding pilus assembly FimT family protein, producing MDRKVAGFSILELLITIAILSILMYVGVSEYTKHKAGRELMRQTNMLADELGWIKSQSIAKQPHGIVINVNNYTIFIDNNGNCTFDNDTIVEAKSFISGISSTKRVISVFDRRGYPLSNNCGLGMDGITLTNNLGSQKIVNISKYGRIKIE from the coding sequence ATGGATAGAAAAGTAGCAGGATTCAGCATTCTTGAACTGTTAATAACTATAGCAATTTTATCAATCCTTATGTATGTCGGAGTATCTGAATATACAAAACATAAAGCAGGTCGAGAGCTTATGAGGCAGACAAATATGCTTGCTGATGAACTGGGATGGATAAAATCTCAATCCATTGCAAAACAACCTCATGGAATTGTTATCAATGTTAATAACTATACGATTTTTATAGACAATAATGGTAATTGTACTTTTGACAACGACACTATTGTGGAGGCAAAGTCTTTTATTTCAGGTATTTCTTCTACAAAAAGGGTTATAAGCGTTTTTGACAGGAGAGGATATCCCTTAAGTAATAATTGCGGACTGGGTATGGACGGTATAACACTTACAAACAATCTGGGTTCGCAGAAAATTGTAAATATTTCAAAATATGGAAGAATAAAAATTGAATAA
- a CDS encoding YbgA family protein, which translates to MIKPRIVLSRCFLKPVRYDGRIIHDEFVEKLKDFVEVVDLCPECDIGLGVPRSKIILVKNNNSKKLIQPDTDKDLTEQMFNYIDRTIKNLNQIDGFLLKSKSPSCAVGSAKLYFKGMVCGKTYGFFAEASKTHFPYLPIEDEGTLKNNDVRFHFLVRIFAFAELKQIHKNISISSLIDFHSRYKYLLMTYSQKSLKELGRIVADASMNTNEKFNRYSKIFYQTLKKKTSRGRHLNSLMHISGHLSEQLNHEEKREILDLIEKYKNNFIELKVIIKLFRNMAYSSRNSYILNQKYLNPFPDEIDI; encoded by the coding sequence ATGATTAAACCAAGAATAGTTCTGAGCAGATGCTTTCTAAAACCTGTAAGATATGATGGTAGAATTATTCATGATGAATTCGTGGAAAAACTGAAAGATTTTGTTGAAGTTGTTGATTTATGTCCTGAATGTGATATTGGACTTGGAGTTCCACGTTCAAAAATTATTCTCGTAAAAAACAATAACTCAAAAAAACTCATCCAGCCAGACACTGATAAAGATTTAACAGAACAAATGTTTAATTATATTGATAGAACGATCAAAAATCTCAACCAGATTGATGGATTTCTGTTAAAAAGCAAATCTCCTTCATGTGCCGTGGGTTCAGCAAAACTTTATTTTAAAGGAATGGTGTGTGGCAAAACATACGGATTTTTTGCAGAGGCATCAAAAACTCATTTTCCTTACTTACCTATTGAAGATGAAGGAACGTTGAAAAATAATGATGTAAGATTCCACTTTCTTGTAAGGATCTTTGCTTTTGCTGAGTTAAAACAAATACATAAAAATATTTCAATCTCATCCCTGATAGATTTTCACTCAAGATACAAATATCTTCTTATGACATACAGTCAAAAGTCTCTTAAAGAACTTGGAAGAATTGTGGCTGATGCATCTATGAATACCAACGAAAAGTTTAATAGATACAGCAAAATATTCTATCAAACATTAAAAAAGAAAACATCACGTGGTAGACATCTAAATAGTTTAATGCATATTTCAGGGCATCTGTCAGAACAGCTCAATCATGAAGAAAAAAGAGAGATTCTTGATTTAATTGAGAAATATAAAAATAATTTCATAGAACTCAAAGTAATAATAAAACTTTTCAGAAACATGGCATATAGTTCTAGAAATAGTTATATCTTAAATCAAAAATATCTGAATCCGTTTCCAGATGAAATTGATATATAA
- a CDS encoding prepilin-type N-terminal cleavage/methylation domain-containing protein, which translates to MIIRISSVKIFVKQKGYSIIEILIVIAIMGILAGGILSAYKFIARENATRHFVAKQEQDAAVLISQIVKDIEAAGFGIDNDNLTLTSITSNSLTGDTLTFPSVAARQETLSGCWAALTNGSLTIKSKNFMGQDCQFPSAWYIVLDPVSKEIITQQDQCIDSLCSDLSGMTGLAFYATNDDRYNYPQAFMVSYYLTDNKLPKECAPANNKQKIYNLIKTLGTSGSSGYNAEPIVSCVLNFRIRTGMVQGGSIIYQDTFDSSDIELKKVKLLRLCMVLQIGVRQDTVTAPPNFSDNCAGGPAIDNSWWNDTGRWYRWKVIEQDIALRNYQ; encoded by the coding sequence ATGATAATACGAATAAGTTCAGTGAAAATTTTTGTCAAACAAAAAGGTTATTCAATAATTGAGATTTTAATTGTTATTGCTATAATGGGAATTCTTGCAGGAGGAATTCTTTCTGCTTATAAGTTTATAGCCAGAGAAAATGCTACCAGACATTTTGTTGCAAAGCAGGAGCAGGATGCAGCAGTTCTTATTAGCCAGATTGTAAAAGATATTGAAGCTGCAGGGTTTGGAATTGATAATGATAATTTAACTTTAACCTCAATTACATCAAATAGTTTGACCGGAGATACTTTGACTTTTCCATCTGTTGCTGCAAGACAGGAAACGTTATCAGGATGCTGGGCAGCATTAACCAATGGAAGTCTAACAATTAAGAGTAAAAATTTTATGGGACAGGACTGTCAGTTTCCATCTGCATGGTATATTGTTTTGGATCCAGTAAGTAAAGAAATCATAACACAGCAGGATCAATGTATAGATTCTTTATGCAGTGATTTAAGTGGCATGACAGGATTGGCATTTTATGCTACTAATGATGACAGATATAATTATCCTCAAGCATTTATGGTTAGTTATTATCTGACAGACAATAAATTACCAAAAGAGTGTGCTCCAGCAAATAACAAACAAAAAATATATAACCTTATTAAAACTCTTGGAACTTCAGGGTCTTCCGGTTATAATGCAGAGCCTATTGTTTCGTGTGTATTAAACTTTAGAATTCGTACTGGAATGGTTCAAGGAGGTTCTATTATTTATCAGGATACATTTGATTCATCAGATATTGAGCTTAAAAAAGTTAAGCTTTTGCGCCTCTGTATGGTACTTCAGATTGGTGTAAGACAGGATACTGTTACTGCTCCTCCAAACTTTAGTGATAATTGTGCTGGAGGGCCAGCAATAGATAATTCATGGTGGAATGATACAGGAAGGTGGTATAGATGGAAAGTTATAGAACAGGATATAGCTTTAAGAAACTATCAGTAA
- the queD gene encoding 6-carboxytetrahydropterin synthase QueD, with translation MYKLRIITDFDAAHQLRGYKGKCENIHGHNWKVEVEVMAENLNQIGLAIDFKELKNITDGVISKLDHTFINEIPPFTVINPSSENIARWIYMALRNKFANTSVMLYSVTVWESDHASATYME, from the coding sequence ATGTATAAGCTTAGAATCATAACAGATTTTGACGCAGCTCATCAACTGAGAGGATATAAGGGAAAGTGTGAGAATATTCACGGACATAACTGGAAGGTTGAAGTAGAAGTAATGGCGGAAAATCTCAATCAAATCGGTTTAGCCATTGATTTTAAAGAATTAAAAAACATAACAGACGGAGTAATTTCTAAACTTGACCATACTTTCATCAATGAAATCCCTCCATTTACAGTTATAAATCCTTCAAGTGAAAACATAGCAAGATGGATATATATGGCACTACGAAATAAATTTGCCAATACATCAGTAATGCTTTACAGTGTTACTGTCTGGGAGTCTGACCATGCATCAGCAACATATATGGAATAA
- a CDS encoding prepilin-type N-terminal cleavage/methylation domain-containing protein, translating into MNNKGFTLIELIVAMLIVLIVMLGFLKGVLEYNKFSIRAKMKDRATELAQQMTNYIESLPYVSEDSGTQSILYANNSSWASIQCSSTNCSFFQDEVDFYSPGTPTVTNPLGSLSSNLRLYPSADTVNALCSCRGSYCPTDLPICTYEGFSDRRIYSAINIARLTDDYGREAGKSALVMVWYFEPFTNDYKIITAIVIKEKK; encoded by the coding sequence TTGAATAACAAAGGATTTACGCTTATTGAGTTAATTGTTGCCATGTTGATTGTTCTCATTGTTATGCTTGGATTTTTAAAAGGAGTTCTTGAGTATAATAAGTTCTCTATAAGGGCAAAAATGAAAGACAGAGCAACAGAGCTAGCACAGCAGATGACAAATTATATTGAAAGTCTTCCATATGTAAGTGAAGACAGCGGTACTCAATCGATACTATATGCAAATAACAGTTCATGGGCAAGTATTCAATGCAGTTCTACTAATTGTAGTTTTTTTCAAGATGAGGTTGATTTTTATAGCCCCGGAACACCAACTGTTACAAATCCACTTGGTTCTCTGTCGTCAAATTTAAGACTTTATCCTTCAGCGGATACTGTAAATGCGTTATGTAGCTGTAGAGGTAGCTATTGCCCAACTGATCTTCCCATATGCACTTATGAAGGATTTTCTGATAGACGTATATACTCTGCTATAAATATTGCAAGGCTTACAGATGATTATGGCAGAGAAGCAGGCAAATCAGCATTAGTTATGGTATGGTATTTTGAGCCGTTTACAAATGATTATAAAATTATCACTGCGATTGTTATTAAGGAAAAAAAATGA
- the hpt gene encoding hypoxanthine phosphoribosyltransferase: MFIGTPLISEEQIQKKVKALAHKISSDYKDKDVVVIGILKGSFMFFSDLIRYIKTPVRVDFIMASSYVKDVSSGEVKIHYFPTEELEDKDILLVDDIIDTGISLKIIQDRILAMNPASLRICVFLDKAERRVVDVHVDYVGFKIPNKFVVGYGLDYHEMFRNLPYITVFKKELK; encoded by the coding sequence ATGTTTATAGGAACTCCGCTTATTTCAGAAGAACAGATTCAAAAAAAAGTTAAAGCCCTTGCACATAAAATATCTTCAGATTACAAAGATAAGGATGTAGTTGTAATTGGCATTCTGAAAGGATCATTTATGTTTTTTTCTGATCTTATCAGATATATTAAGACTCCTGTGAGAGTAGATTTTATTATGGCATCAAGCTATGTAAAAGATGTATCTTCTGGAGAGGTTAAAATTCATTACTTTCCAACAGAAGAATTAGAGGACAAAGATATACTGCTCGTTGATGATATTATTGATACGGGGATATCTTTAAAAATTATACAGGATAGAATTCTTGCAATGAATCCGGCTTCCCTTAGGATATGTGTTTTCCTGGATAAAGCAGAAAGAAGAGTGGTTGATGTTCATGTTGATTATGTGGGATTTAAAATTCCAAATAAATTTGTTGTGGGCTACGGGCTTGATTATCATGAGATGTTCAGAAATCTTCCATATATAACAGTATTCAAAAAGGAACTTAAGTGA